In Luteitalea sp., the genomic window GGTCGTCTCCAACATCTCGTTGCCGTCGAGTCGCATCCCAAGGGAGCGCGCCTGCGTTTCCTCCCACATCTCGTCGGTCATCTCGACACCGGAACGGTGATACCAGGTGAGGTCCTTGACGCCGGCGCCACGGATTGGCCGGCCCTGGAAGAAGCGCTGTCGACGAAGCACGGGATGCTTTCGGCGCAACCGGACCAGGTGACGAGTGAACGTGAGCAGGGCCTTTTTCTCCTCGTCCAGGGTCCAGTCGCTCCAGCTGATCTCGTTGTCTTGGCAGTACGCGTTGTTGTTGCCTTGCTGCGTGCGGCCCATGTCGTCACCGGCGCAGATCATCGGGACTCCCTGCGAGAGGAGGAGCGTGGCGAGGAAATTGCGCTTGTGCTTGGCGCGCGCGGCGCGAATCTTCGGATCGTTGGTCGGCCCTTCGACGCCGAAGTTCATGCTCAGATTGTGGTTCTCCCCGTCGCGGTTCTCCTCGCCGTTGGCCTCGTTGTGCTTCCGCTCGTAGCTCACCAGGTCTTCGAGCGTGAAGCCGTCATGACACGTGACGAAGTTGATGCTCGCCACCGGCCAGCGTCCCGTCAACTCGTAGAGGTCGCTGCTCCCGGCCAAGCGCGTGGCGAACTCCGAGACCGCGCCGCCGTCACCGCGCCAGAATCGGCGCACCGAGTCGCGGTACTTGCCGTTCCACTCGGTCCAGCCAGGCGGAAAGTTCCCAACCTGATACCCGCCCTCGCCGAGATCCCACGGCTCGGCAATCAGCTTCACCTGTGACAGTACCGGATCCTGGTGAATGATGTCGAAGAACGACCCCAGCTTGTCGACCGCGTGCAGCTCGCGGGCCAGCGCGCTTGCAAGGTCGAAGCGAAACCCGTCGACGTGCATCTCGAGCACCCAGTAGCGGAGGCTGTCCATGATGAGCTGCAGCACGCGGGGGCTCATCATGTTGAGCGTGTTGCCAGTACCGGTGAAGTCTTCGTAGAACCGCGCGTCCTCGGGCGAGAGGCGATAATACGACTTGTTGTCGATCCCGCGCAGCGACACCGTTGGCCCGAGATGGTTCCCCTCTGCCGTGTGGTTGTAGACGACGTCGAGGATCACTTCGAGGCCGGCCCGATGAAGGGCCCGCACCATCATCTTGAACTCTCGAACCGAGTCGAGCGCGCGGCGCGCCAGGGAGAAGCGCAGATCCGGCGCGAAGTACGCGAGCGTGTTGTAGCCCCAGTGGTTCGAGAGGCCCTTCTTGATGAGATGCCAGTCATCGAGGTGATGATGCACTGGCATCAGCTCGACCGCGGTGACGCCGAGCGACACCAGGTGCGACAGCACGGCATCGGATGCCAAGCCGAGATACGTGCCGCGCAGCTCTTCGGGCACGTTCGGGTGGAGCTTCGTGAAGCCGCGAACGTGCAGCTCGTAGATGACGGTCTCATGCCAAGGCCGGCGGACGGGGCGGTCCTCGCCCCAGGTGAAGGCCGAGTCGACCACGGCCGCCAGTGGCGCGTAGGCGGCGCTGTCGCGCTCGTCCATCGCGTCGAGGTTGCCGTCCTGATAGTCGAACAGTGACGCGTGCCACCGCAAGCTGCGGCCGATGGCCTTGGCGTAGGGGTCGAGCACGAGCTTGTTCGAATTGAAGCGATGCCCGTTCCCGGGCTCCCACGGACCCGACACCCGATACGCGTACAGTTGGCCGGGTCCGACCTCGGGTAGGTACCCGTGCCAGACGAGGTCGGTTCGTTCCGTCAGCGGAATGCGCGTCGATTCATGAGCCGCGTAAGGCGAATCGAAGAGGCAGAGGTCGACGGACGTTGCGTGCTCCGAGAATAATGCAAAGTTGACGCCGCTGCCGTCCCACGTTGCTCCAAGGGGATACGGTTTGCCTGGCCAGATCCTCATCAAGCGGACGATTGTGACACAGGTCGCGGAAAGAGCAGAAACAGTGCAGCTGTACCCGGTACCCCTCCTCACGTACTAAAATGTCGGTGTGCCGGCCGTCACCCAGAACCTGGCTCCCTTCGACCTCCTGCGGCGGTGGGCGCGGTTGCTCGACGATGTTTTCCGGATTCCCGGCACCAACATCAGATTCGGGATCGACCCGCTGGTGGGGTTGATTCCCGGTCTCGGCGACGTCGCGAGCCCGCTCTTCACGATCGCTCTTCTTTTCCAAGGGCTCTGGACGGGGGTGCCCAAGGTGGTGCTGGCGCGCATGGTCGCGCACGCCGGCGTCGACGCGCTCCTGGGACTGTTTCCCTTGGTCGGCAATGTCGCCGACGTGTTCTGGCGCGCGAACCGCTGGAATCTCGCGCTGCTGGAACGCCATGCGTCGGTCGGTGTGTCGCCGTCACGCGGCGATTACCTGTTCGTGTGGTGTGCTATCGGCGTCTTGCTTCTGCTCGTCTTCCTACCCATCTTGCTCGTCCTCGGGCTCGTGATCTGGATGTGGAACCATCCCGCGCCCGGTCTTGGCCTGTAGTTCCCGACGATTACGCTTCCCACCTCCTCCGGAATATCGCTGGTGACCGGAGTCTTCTCGGCTGCCTGCCCCGAGAGACAGAGAACACTGACAGCCATCAGAATGACTGCGAGGCGGTTAGCAGCGCGCATCCGGGAAGTGTCGCGGTTGCGACGAAGACCGACTTGGACGGTCGTTAAAAATGGGATTATCGGAATCACCTATGGGTGGTATTGGATGTCGAAGGCACCACGATGGTGTGGGTGCGAGTCTCGGGCCGTGACTGGCGGTCTATCGATTATTCGAAGAAGACCATTTTGCAGAAGCGATAGCCGAGACGAACTGGAAGATTATCGCCCTGCCCCTGGATCCCTTGATCCCTCGATCCCTCGATCCCTTGATTCCTTGATTCCTTGATCCCTTTTATCCCTTTTATCCTTGCCCATGCTCGTCAGCGACTTCGACTACGATCTGCCCCCGCATCTCATCGCCCAAACGCCGGCGGCCGACCGCAGTGCCTCTCGGCTGATGGTGCTCGACCGCAAGACCGGGTCGGTCGAGACAGGTGTTGCAGCCAACCTGCCACGGTGGTTGCATCCAGGCGACCTCTTGGTGGTAAACGACACCCGGGTGTTTCCCGCGCGCCTCGTGGGCCATCGCGTACCAAGCGGTGGCGCTGTGGAGTGCCTCCTCCTACGCCGGCTGGATGACGCTCGGTGGGACGCGCTCGTTCACCCGGGACAGAAGCTGAAGCCAGGACGACGGTTCCGTTGTGAGGGCTTGGGCGGTGTGATCGATGGTGAGGTTCTCGCGCAGCACACGTTCGGCCGGCGCACGGTGCGATTGTGGGCACCGGATGGCGGCGATCTCGACCGAATGATCGATGCGATTGGCCACGTACCCCTGCCGCCATACATCAGGCGCAGCGAGACACCCGAGGATCGGGAGCGCTACCAAACCGTCTTTGCGCGCGCGCGCGGCTCGGTCGCCGCCCCCACGGCCGGGCTGCATTTCACGCCAGCGCTCCTCGAGGCGCTCGACCGCCGCCGCGTCGAGCGCCTCGCCATCACCCTGCATGTCGGCTACGGCACGTTCAAGCCGGTCCGGACCGAAGCGGTAGAGGACCATCGGGTCGACGCCGAGCCGTATATCATTGATGAGGCCTCCGCGCGCGCGGTCAACCGCGCCTTGGACGAACACCGTCGTGTCATCGCCGTAGGGACGACGACCACGCGGGCCCTCGAGAGTGCGGCGATGAGGGGGAACGGACGCCTGACGGCCGCTCGCGACGAGACATCGCTCTTCATTAGTCCCGGATTCGCGTTCCAGGTCGTCAGCGGCCTGCTGACCAACTTCCATCTACCTCGCTCGTCCTTGCTGTTTCTCGTCTGTGCGTTCGCCGGGCGCGACGAGACCTTGGCGGCCTATAGACGAGCCGTCGAGGAGGGCTTCCGATTCTACAGCTACGGTGACGCGATGCTCATTGTGTGACGAGGCCGGAACCACGAGGCCGCGCGATGCGTCTTCTCTGGACGTAACGTTATCGTCGGCCCGAGCGTCCAACTGAGGCGTGCGGCCGTGCTGTGGCTGTCCCACCGTTTCCAGGGCTTTTTCGGGTTACACTCAGGGGTTGTTTTGCTTTCCCGTACCGCGGGAGATTCATTTTGGCGTCCTTCATCCCTAATTACAGCTTCACACCAAGGCACCGGTTCGCCGGCCGCCGCGTATTTTTTTCATTGCTCGTGCTCACGGCATCTGGGCTCGCCGCATGTGGCGGGGGTGCCTCCTCTGCATCGCCACCCCAAATGCCTCCCGCTAAGGTGGAGCTCCAGGAGGTGCAGCCGGTTCCGCTGGAGGAGGCTGGCGAGTTCGTGGCCACCCTTCGGTCGCTCCGCTCGACGGCTATCAGACCTGATGTCCCGGGGCGGATCAGGCGGATCGACGTAAGCTCGGGCGATCGCGTCAAGCAAGGCACGCCGTTGATGCAGATTGACCCCCGTCGACAGCAGGCCGCCGTGTCGAGCCAGCAGGCCGCCATCCAGGCGCAACGCGCAAATGTCGAGCTTGCGCGCCAGGAACGGGACCGTGGAAAGGCGCTGCTCGATGGCGGCATCATCAGCCAGCAGGACTTCGACCAGCTCGCGAACACCTACTCGACAGCGCAGGCGCAGCTCGAGTCGCTCGAGGCGCAGCTCACGGAGCAGCGCGTCAACCTCCAGTTCTTTCAAGTGCTCGCGCCCACGACGGGTATCGTCGGCGACATCCCGGTGCGGGTGGGCATGTACGTCACCTCGGACACGGATCTGACGACAATCGATGGCGAGGGGGCGCTCGAAGTCTATGTGCAGGTGCCGGTCGAGTACGCGACTGACCTCGCTGTACGCTTACCGCTTACGATCGTGGACAACGCCGGCAAGGAGCTGGCGAAGACCACGGTGTCATACGTGGCGCCTCGGGTTGATAGCCAGACACAGTCGATCCTCGTCAAGGGGCGTCTGCCGGATTCCGCTGCGCTCCGTTCGGATCAGTATGTGCGTGCCCGGATCGTCTGGCGGACCACTGAGGGTCTGGCAGTGCCCGTGCTGGCCGTGACGCGGATGGGCAACCAGCATTTCATTTATGTGGCCGAGTCCCAGGAAGGGAAGACGGTCGCGCGGCAGAGGCCCATACAGGTAGGCGAGATCGTGGGCGACAATTTCACCGTCCGCAGCGGCCTCGAGCCCAACGAGCAGATCGTCGTCTCCGGCGTGCAGACCCTCTTCGACGGAGCGCCCATCGCGGCGGGCTCGTAAAGCCATGTTTGTCGATACCTTTATCCGCCGGCCGATTCTCGCGAGCGTGTGCTCGTTCATCATCATTCTCGCCGGCGCGATGGCGATCCCGACGATGCCCATCGCGCAATATCCGGAGCTCGCGCAGCCACAGGTCGCCGTCTCCGCTGTCTACACGGGCGCGAGCGCGGAGGTGGTCGAGACGACGGTGACCCAGCCGCTCGAGCAGGCGATCAATGGCGTCGAGGGTCTGGTCTACATGACCTCGACGAGCAGCAACCAGGGCACGAGCACGATCACGGTGACGTTCGACGTGACCCGCGATCCTGATCTGGCGGCGGTCGACGTGCAGAACCGTGTCGCAACAGCCCAGGCACGGCTCCCGGCCGCGGTCCAGCAGCTTGGCGTCACGGTACAGAAGCAATCGACGGGGTTTCTGCTTGGCGCCGCCTTCCTAAGTGAGAACGACCAATATGACACGCTCTTCATGAGCAACTACGTCGACGTCTACGTCAGGGATGCGATCAAGCGTGTGCCTGGTGTTGCCGACGTGATCATCTTTGGCGAGCGCAGGTACTCGATGCGTTTGTGGCTCGACCCGGATCGACTGGCCGGACGAGGTCTCACGGCCGCCGACGTCGTCAGTGCGTTGCGCGAGCAGAACGTCCAGGTGGCCGCCGGCCAGGTGGGGCAGCCGCCTGCGAGGAAGGGGCAGAGCTACCAGATCAGCGTGCGGGCGGTCGGCCGGCTCCGCGAGGCGTCGGAATTCGAGAACATCATCCTCAAACGAGGGAACGATGGCGCCTTGGTTCGGCTCGCGGATGTGGGCCGGGCCGAGCTCGGCGCCGAGACCTACGACGCCTCCCTCCGCTACAACGGTCGAGAGGCGGTTGGTGTTGGCGTGATGCAGCTGCCGACGGCCAACGCGCTCGATGTGTACCGCGACGTGACCGCAGAATTGGATCGCCTCTCGGAGAGCTTTCCTCCGGGCTTCGAATACGAGATCGCCTTCGACACCACCACCGCGGTGCAGGAGTCGATCAGAGAGGTGATCACCACGCTCGCCGAAGCGATTTTTCTGGTCCTGCTCGTCATGTTCTTCTTTCTGCAGGACTGGCGCAGCACCGTCGTCCCGGCGATCACGATTCCCGTCTGTCTCGTCGGCGCGTTTGCGTTCATGAAGCTCTTCGGCTTCTCGATTAACACGCTCACGCTGTTCGGGATCACGCTGGCGACCGGCCTGGTCGTCGACGATGCGATTGTCGTGGTCGAGAACATCCAGCGGCACATTCACGACTACGGGAAGAGTGCTCGTGTGGCTGCGTCGGAGGCGATGGGGGAGGTCATTGGACCGGTCATTGCGACGTCGCTCGTGCTGGCCTCGGTGTTCGTGCCGGTGGCGCTCTTTCCTGGGACCACCGGGCGCTTGTACCAGCAGTTTGCGCTCGTCATCGCCGTCGCGGTGACCATCTCCGCCTTCACGGCGTTGACGATGTCGCCCGCGATCTCCGCGCTCCTGCTGCGCAGTGAGCGTACAGAAGGGCGATTCTGGCACCTGGTCAACCGCGGCATCGATGGGTTCTCGCGCGGCTACATCTGGTGGCTGCATCGCCTCGTGAACCGTAAGGCCATCGTGGCTGTGTGCTTTGCACTTGGCCTCGTTGCCACCTATTGGATCTACACGCGCGTCCCCTCCGGCTTCGTGCCAGACGAGGATGCCGTGTTCTTCATGGTCACGGTGCAGGCGCCGGATGGTGCGTCGCTCGACTACACGTCGAACATCACGCGTCAGTCAGAAAAGATACTGCTCGAGGCTGAAGAGGTGAGCGGTGTGTTCTCCGTCCACGGCTTCAGCTTCCTCGGTGGCGGCCCGAACCGCGGGATGCAGTTCGTGCGCTTGAAGTCGTTCGATGAGCGCTCAGGTGATGAGCACTCGTCCATGGCGGTCGTTGAACGGTTGCGGCCGGCGCTGATGGGGATCTCGGGCGCGATGGTCATCCCGTTCCAATTCCCGGCGATTCCGGGGATTGGCCAATTTGGCGGCTTCACGTTCGAGTTGCAGGATCAGAGCGGCGGGGCCATCAGCCGGCTCGCAGAAGCGACAGGTCAGCTGACCATGCAAGGGAACCAAACGCCTGGTCTGGCCGGTCTGTTCAGCGCGTTCACGATCAACGATCCGCAACTCACGGTCACCGTCGACCGCGAACGGCTCAAGGCGCTCGACCTCTCCTTCGAGGACGTGACGAGCACGCTTCAGACGCTCATGGGCTCCGTCTACGTCAACGACTTCGACTTCAACAATCGCTCGTATCGTGTGTACGTGCAGGCGGACCAGCAGTTTCGCGCACAGCCCCAAGATCTCGGCCGCTACCAAATGCGGACCCCCGATGGTCAAATGGTCCGGCTCGAGACGGTGTCGAGCGTCGCAGAAGCGACGTCGCCTCAAATCATCTCGCACTACAACATGTTCCGCTCGACGACCATCAACGGCGGGGCGGCACCCGGCTTCAGCTCGGGTCAGGCGCTCGGAATCATGGAAGATCTCGCTCGGCGCACGTTGCCGCAGGGGATGACGTTCGCCTGGTCAGGGCTCTCGCGAGAGGAGATTGCGGCCGGCGGGCAGGCGATGATCATCTTCGGCCTGGGGCTGTTGCTCGTCTACCTCACGCTCGCCGCACAATACGAGAGCCTGGTCCTCCCGTTCATCATCTTGCTGTCGGTGCCGCTCGCCGTGATGGGCGCGCTCCTGGCCCAATGGGGCCGCGGCCTCATCAACGATGTGTACTGCCAGATCGGACTTCTGATGCTGATCGGGCTTGCCACCAAGCAAGGCATTCTCGTGGTGGAGTTCGCCGAGCAGCTCCGGCGCCGCGGCCTGTCCGTCGTGGAGGCTGCGATTGAAGCCTCCCGCATTCGTCTTCGACCGATCTTGATGACCTCGTTGTCCTTGATTTTCGGGGTGATGCCGCTCGCGCTGGCGACCGGCGCCGGCCGGTTCGCTCGTCATTCGGTCGGGACCACGGTGATCGGGGGCATGATCCTCGCGACGATACTCAACCTCATCATCATCCCGGTGATGTACATTGCAGTCCGCAGTCTCTTGCCGACTCGCGCCGCTGCACCAGCGGAGGCCTCTGCAGAGGAACCTGCATAAGAGCAGGGGCCAGGGATCAGGCATCAGGATCAGCGCCGGGCTGGCCCTGACGCCTGCTGACTCTGGTGCCTGATCCCTGACCCCTACTGACCCCTGACCCCCTGTATAATCGATTGGTTCGGCTGGCGTGGGCCGAGCAGCTCTTGAGCCCTGAGCGAGCGCCGAAGGCGCGAGTCGAAGGGTAGGGCGCCGCCGCGCGAACGAACGCCTACCTTTCGTGCCGGTGTAGCTCAGCTGGTCAGAGCATGCGTCTCATAAGCGCAGGGTCGACGGTTCGAGTCCGTCCACCGGCACCAATCTTCCCCCATGTCTCGCTTCGCCGCCCGTGTGCGGTCGACCATTCGTGAGCAGGGCTTGCTCGGACCTGGCGATCGTGTGCTGGTGGGGTTGTCCGGCGGGCCAGATTCCGTGGCGCTCGCGCACGTGCTGCTGCGTGTTGCGCCGGCGCTCGACGCCACAATCTGCGCGTTGGTGCACGTGCACCATGGACTGCGTCGCCAGGAAGCGGACGATGATGCAGTGTTTTGCCGATTGCTGGCGGAGCAGGTCGGCCTACCAATCTCGGTAGGGCACGTGGACGTGCGCGCGGAAGCGACAACGAGACGCATCTCACTCGAGCGAGCCGGCCACGATCTGCGACACGCGTGCTTCGAGCGGGCGCGTGTGCAAACGGACGCAAGCGTTATCGCGCTCGGTCACACGCGTGACGACCAAGCCGAGACGCTGCTGCTGCGTCTGTTCCGCGGCGCGGGCACGCGGGGGTTGGGTGGGATGTCCCCTCGAGTGGGCCACGTGGTGCGTCCGTTACTCGATACCACCCGGGCTGAGGTTCTTCGATATTTGGCATCGCACGGGCTCGGCTACCGCGAGGACACGTCCAACCGCGACCTCACGTTTGCGAGGAACCGGATTCGCCACGTCGTCTTGCCACAGCTCATGCTTCAGATTGGCCCGCACCTGCCGAAAGTCCTCGCCCGCGAAGCGGCGCTGGCGCGTGACGATGAAGCATGGTTGAGGGAGGCTGCAACCGAAGCGGCCCAAAGAGTCGTCTTATACAAAGAAGGAGAGGCCTCAGCGAGGCTGCAGCTTCCGGCGCTTCGGGCGCTGCCGCCCGCGCTCCAGCGCCGGGTGGTGTGGCAGGCGCTAGAGCGCCTGGCCTGTGGGCGCTTCATTGGGTGGACGCATGTCCGCGCCACGCTCGAATTGGCCAATGGTCGCCGTACTGGTTCCTTGGCGCTGCCAGCCGTTCGCGCGGCGCGGCGCGGCGAGGTGCTGGTGTTGGAGGTGACCGCAGGCGAGGCCGGACGCCAACGGCAGGAGAGAGGTTCGCGAGAAGGGCGAGCATTTCGCTATGAGCTGGGGGTGCCAGGGACGCTCGAGATCGCGGAAGCAGGGCTCGTTCTGACGGCCGAGATGAAAGCGGTCGGACCCGAATGGGTGGCGCGGGTGTCCAACCCAATGGAGGCTATTTTGGATGCACGCGCGCTGGGCCGGCCGCTGGTCGTACGGAGCCGGCTGCCTGGCGATCGGCTCCAGCCCCTGGGGTTGACCGGCACCCGTAAGTTGCAGGACCTTTTGGTGGATAGGAAGGTGCCGCGGGAAGCCAGGGATCGTGTGCCCCTCGTGGTGGCTGCTGACGGCTCGATTGCATGGGTGATTGGGCAGGCCGTTGCTGAGCCGTTTCGCGTCTCGCCGGAGACCGCAGGCGTGGTATTCTTGAAAGCTACCCCGGTGTAGGAGGGTCACGTTGAATTCGACGCTCAAGAGCTTGCTGTTCTGGATCGGCCTCGTTGTCGTCGTCGCGCTCATCTGGAACTTTTCGAACAGCTTCCAGAAGGGCGAGCGGTCCGTGTCCTTCAGCGAGTTCTCGAAGTGGGTCGACCAGAAGAAGGTCGAGCAGGTCACGATCACCGGGCAAGAAATCGTCGGCACCGAGAGAGGGTCTCGCGACGAGTTCAGCACGTATGCGCCGGTGGTTGGTGAGCAGCTGACGGATCGGCTGATTGCGAGCGACGTGGTCGTCAACGCCAAGGAGCCGGTGACGAGCCCGTGGTCCGCGCTGCTGTACGCGTGGGCGCCGATCTTGTTGTTGATTGGCTTCTGGATCTTCTTCATGCGACAGATGCAGAGCGGCGGCAACAAGGCGCT contains:
- the glgX gene encoding glycogen debranching protein GlgX translates to MRIWPGKPYPLGATWDGSGVNFALFSEHATSVDLCLFDSPYAAHESTRIPLTERTDLVWHGYLPEVGPGQLYAYRVSGPWEPGNGHRFNSNKLVLDPYAKAIGRSLRWHASLFDYQDGNLDAMDERDSAAYAPLAAVVDSAFTWGEDRPVRRPWHETVIYELHVRGFTKLHPNVPEELRGTYLGLASDAVLSHLVSLGVTAVELMPVHHHLDDWHLIKKGLSNHWGYNTLAYFAPDLRFSLARRALDSVREFKMMVRALHRAGLEVILDVVYNHTAEGNHLGPTVSLRGIDNKSYYRLSPEDARFYEDFTGTGNTLNMMSPRVLQLIMDSLRYWVLEMHVDGFRFDLASALARELHAVDKLGSFFDIIHQDPVLSQVKLIAEPWDLGEGGYQVGNFPPGWTEWNGKYRDSVRRFWRGDGGAVSEFATRLAGSSDLYELTGRWPVASINFVTCHDGFTLEDLVSYERKHNEANGEENRDGENHNLSMNFGVEGPTNDPKIRAARAKHKRNFLATLLLSQGVPMICAGDDMGRTQQGNNNAYCQDNEISWSDWTLDEEKKALLTFTRHLVRLRRKHPVLRRQRFFQGRPIRGAGVKDLTWYHRSGVEMTDEMWEETQARSLGMRLDGNEMLETTDRGAPIVDDTFLILLNANEGPIDFVLPPPSVRTGSHCAWALELDTRTATMPSDDPRVGASYKMVGRSVALLCLVPGRPPAS
- a CDS encoding DUF4112 domain-containing protein, with the translated sequence MPAVTQNLAPFDLLRRWARLLDDVFRIPGTNIRFGIDPLVGLIPGLGDVASPLFTIALLFQGLWTGVPKVVLARMVAHAGVDALLGLFPLVGNVADVFWRANRWNLALLERHASVGVSPSRGDYLFVWCAIGVLLLLVFLPILLVLGLVIWMWNHPAPGLGL
- the queA gene encoding tRNA preQ1(34) S-adenosylmethionine ribosyltransferase-isomerase QueA; this translates as MLVSDFDYDLPPHLIAQTPAADRSASRLMVLDRKTGSVETGVAANLPRWLHPGDLLVVNDTRVFPARLVGHRVPSGGAVECLLLRRLDDARWDALVHPGQKLKPGRRFRCEGLGGVIDGEVLAQHTFGRRTVRLWAPDGGDLDRMIDAIGHVPLPPYIRRSETPEDRERYQTVFARARGSVAAPTAGLHFTPALLEALDRRRVERLAITLHVGYGTFKPVRTEAVEDHRVDAEPYIIDEASARAVNRALDEHRRVIAVGTTTTRALESAAMRGNGRLTAARDETSLFISPGFAFQVVSGLLTNFHLPRSSLLFLVCAFAGRDETLAAYRRAVEEGFRFYSYGDAMLIV
- a CDS encoding efflux RND transporter periplasmic adaptor subunit is translated as MPPAKVELQEVQPVPLEEAGEFVATLRSLRSTAIRPDVPGRIRRIDVSSGDRVKQGTPLMQIDPRRQQAAVSSQQAAIQAQRANVELARQERDRGKALLDGGIISQQDFDQLANTYSTAQAQLESLEAQLTEQRVNLQFFQVLAPTTGIVGDIPVRVGMYVTSDTDLTTIDGEGALEVYVQVPVEYATDLAVRLPLTIVDNAGKELAKTTVSYVAPRVDSQTQSILVKGRLPDSAALRSDQYVRARIVWRTTEGLAVPVLAVTRMGNQHFIYVAESQEGKTVARQRPIQVGEIVGDNFTVRSGLEPNEQIVVSGVQTLFDGAPIAAGS
- a CDS encoding multidrug efflux RND transporter permease subunit, producing the protein MFVDTFIRRPILASVCSFIIILAGAMAIPTMPIAQYPELAQPQVAVSAVYTGASAEVVETTVTQPLEQAINGVEGLVYMTSTSSNQGTSTITVTFDVTRDPDLAAVDVQNRVATAQARLPAAVQQLGVTVQKQSTGFLLGAAFLSENDQYDTLFMSNYVDVYVRDAIKRVPGVADVIIFGERRYSMRLWLDPDRLAGRGLTAADVVSALREQNVQVAAGQVGQPPARKGQSYQISVRAVGRLREASEFENIILKRGNDGALVRLADVGRAELGAETYDASLRYNGREAVGVGVMQLPTANALDVYRDVTAELDRLSESFPPGFEYEIAFDTTTAVQESIREVITTLAEAIFLVLLVMFFFLQDWRSTVVPAITIPVCLVGAFAFMKLFGFSINTLTLFGITLATGLVVDDAIVVVENIQRHIHDYGKSARVAASEAMGEVIGPVIATSLVLASVFVPVALFPGTTGRLYQQFALVIAVAVTISAFTALTMSPAISALLLRSERTEGRFWHLVNRGIDGFSRGYIWWLHRLVNRKAIVAVCFALGLVATYWIYTRVPSGFVPDEDAVFFMVTVQAPDGASLDYTSNITRQSEKILLEAEEVSGVFSVHGFSFLGGGPNRGMQFVRLKSFDERSGDEHSSMAVVERLRPALMGISGAMVIPFQFPAIPGIGQFGGFTFELQDQSGGAISRLAEATGQLTMQGNQTPGLAGLFSAFTINDPQLTVTVDRERLKALDLSFEDVTSTLQTLMGSVYVNDFDFNNRSYRVYVQADQQFRAQPQDLGRYQMRTPDGQMVRLETVSSVAEATSPQIISHYNMFRSTTINGGAAPGFSSGQALGIMEDLARRTLPQGMTFAWSGLSREEIAAGGQAMIIFGLGLLLVYLTLAAQYESLVLPFIILLSVPLAVMGALLAQWGRGLINDVYCQIGLLMLIGLATKQGILVVEFAEQLRRRGLSVVEAAIEASRIRLRPILMTSLSLIFGVMPLALATGAGRFARHSVGTTVIGGMILATILNLIIIPVMYIAVRSLLPTRAAAPAEASAEEPA
- the tilS gene encoding tRNA lysidine(34) synthetase TilS, with translation MSRFAARVRSTIREQGLLGPGDRVLVGLSGGPDSVALAHVLLRVAPALDATICALVHVHHGLRRQEADDDAVFCRLLAEQVGLPISVGHVDVRAEATTRRISLERAGHDLRHACFERARVQTDASVIALGHTRDDQAETLLLRLFRGAGTRGLGGMSPRVGHVVRPLLDTTRAEVLRYLASHGLGYREDTSNRDLTFARNRIRHVVLPQLMLQIGPHLPKVLAREAALARDDEAWLREAATEAAQRVVLYKEGEASARLQLPALRALPPALQRRVVWQALERLACGRFIGWTHVRATLELANGRRTGSLALPAVRAARRGEVLVLEVTAGEAGRQRQERGSREGRAFRYELGVPGTLEIAEAGLVLTAEMKAVGPEWVARVSNPMEAILDARALGRPLVVRSRLPGDRLQPLGLTGTRKLQDLLVDRKVPREARDRVPLVVAADGSIAWVIGQAVAEPFRVSPETAGVVFLKATPV